The Candidatus Berkiella aquae sequence GACTCATTCCCGAATACGGAGGGCAAAATCCAAGAAAGCATTTCTAATGCTTTAGTCAGGATTGCTCACACGAGTGTACTGGTTAGTATTCCAGTCGGGATGATTTGTGCAACCCTTGTGTATTTTGGCTTAAAACAAACCGGGGTGCCATTAGCTTATCTTGGAGCGTGGTATATTGCGCTGATGGCTATTTCAGTTGCCCGTTTATTACAAGTATGGGCCTATTTGGCTTCTCCTAAAAAAATCAATCTTCATCGTAAGTTATTTTCAATCGTCAGCGTCTTGTCTGGAGCCATCTGGGGAAGCGCAGGTTTTTTACTGATGCCTGAACAAAGCTTAATGGCACAGATGATGATTGTTATCATTTTAGCGGGGATTTCAGTAGGAGCCATTCAATCTTTGCAGGCTAATTTATTTTCAAGTATTAGTTTTGCAATGCTGGTTGCGCTACCAACCAGTTTTTGGTTTTTAGCACAAGAGGGTATTAGTTATCTTGTCTTAGCTTGCACGGTATTCACCTATGTGTTCTTTTTAATTGTCATTGCGGTACGAGGTAATTACCTTCTCAAGAAATCGTTAAAGTTACATTACACCAATGCTAAATTAGTTCAAGACTTAAGAATATCGAATGTCAATTTGCAAGAAAGCCTGTCTTCGATTAGCGATTTGGTCGAGCAATTAAAGAAATCAAAATTAGAGGCAGAAAAGGCTAATAATTTCAAATCAGAATTTGTTGCTAATATGAGCCATGAGTTACGAACGCCTCTCAATGCGATTTTAGGCTATAGCGAAATCTTGCTCGAAGAAGCGAAAACGGAAGGATTACAGAAATACGTTGAGAAACTAGTGAAAATAAATAATTCAGGTGCACATTTATTAACATTGGTGAATGACATATTAGATTTGTCAAAAATTGAATCAGGAAAAATGGATGTCTATTTAGAAAACGTTGCCGTCATGCAATTGGTTAAAGAAGTTGAAAGTATTTTAGGGCCATTATTCGCGCAAAATAAAAATTCATTTTCTGTTAAAATCATGGGTGACATTCCTGTGATTCATACTGATCTGATTAAATTAAAACAATGTTTAATCAACTTGCTCAGCAATGCCAATAAATTTACGAAAGAAGGTACGGTTCAATTATTAATTGAGAACCAGAAAATTAATGATGAAGCATTTGTTTCTTTTTCAATCATTGATACCGGGATCGGTATCCCACCTGAGCAATTTCCCAATCTTTTCAAAATATTTTCTCAAACCGATTCTAAAGTTGCCAGAAATTTGGGAGGAACAGGGCTTGGTCTTTATTTAACAGATAAACTCTGTAAATTATTAGGAGGGGCTGTTAATGTCAAGAGTGAGCTTGGGAGAGGTTCAACCTTTATTATAACCTTACCTCAAAGGCTTAATTAATTATTGTCCAACCTCCGCCCCTTGAAAATGGTTTAATATGCTGAATTATACAGGATATTTGTTATTTATTGATGTTTATTTAAGATGTCGTAACTTTAAGCGGCAGTATATACTATTCAATATAAGTAAAAAGAACGAGCCGTCCGATGGTTATTATTACAGTAGTCTGTTACGTATTAAAGCTAAGTTGAAACGAGTAAATCTAATGACTAGAAAAATGCTGATAATAGATGATGATGTAAATAACTTGGAAATCATTGAGGGATTTCTGAGGATGGGCAATTTTCCTGAATATCAATTCATAAAATGCAAGAGTGCTGAAGAAGGATTAAAAGAGCTTATCAGCTATTGTAAAGAAATAGATATTATCATTCTCGATCAGATGATGCCTGGAATGTCAGGCTTGGAGCTTGTCACCAAAGTAAAAGCCGATCCCCGTTTTTCACATATTCCGATTGTGATGCAAACAGCATCGAATGATAAATCTAAACTGGTAGAAGGCTTTAGATTGGGAATTTACCATTATCTAACAAAACCTTATCTATCAAGTGTTTTTAATGCCATCATCAGAGGTGCGCTAGACTTTTTTAATCACCAACGTGAGCTGTCAATTGCATTGGAACATTCTAGAGTCTTGTATGATTGTATTGAAAATGCTTCATTTACGATCAATAACTTAGAACAAGCCAGTAAAATGAGTGTCAGTCTTGCACAACTTTTTCCTTATCCTGAGAAAGTGGCATTAGGTATTTCAGAGATTTTAGTCAATGCAATCGAGCATGGTAATTTGAATATAACTTACGAAGAAAAGACAGAATTAAATTTAAAATCGCAATGGAAACAAGAAGTAGAACGACGCTTGGTTTCAGAAGAAAATAAAAACAAACAAGTGACGATTCATTTTATTAAGAAAAAAGATGAAATTATTTTGAATGTTAAAGATGAAGGCGAAGGATTTGATTATGCGCGCTTTTTAGAGTTTGACCCCAGTCGTAGCACGCATAATCATGGGCGTGGTATTGCCTTTGCCAATAATATCAGTTTCGATCGCTTAGAATATGTCGGCGTGGGCAACCAGGTTAACTGTATCGTTAAGTTGTAACGCTACCGGCATCATATTCATTGGTGTCACATCAGAATGACTTACTATATTAGGTGATGATTCTAAGCCAGGGATCTCTATCGTTTTTGACTCCAGTACATCTTCTATTTTCAATGTGGTCGCTTTGCTTAATGCAGGTTGTTCACGACTAAATTGGTTTGCAATCTTATGAATGGTATTCGCCACATCCCATGAAAATAAATCACTGAATGATAACGTATCAGGCGTTGATGCAGAATCTGAATCATTTGTTAATAAATTGACAATGTCATATTGCCCATGTCGAGAAGCAATGGCTTTTGCATCATAACCTGCTGCATTGGTGATGTTGATATTTGCGCCATATTGCAACAATAATGAAGCGATTTTTAAATTACCTATCTCAGCGGCAACCATCAATGGGGTTTGATCAGCGGTATTTTCAACGGCATTGGCATCAACACTTTTCTCAAGTAACAGTTGGGTTAATTCAACGTGTCCGTGCTTTACCGCTTTATGCAAATAACTGTTGCCAAATATTTCAACCAGTGTACGAGCATTATCATCGTCAAGCGAAAGTATTTTATGCACAGGATCGAATTGCTGAGCTTGCAATGACATATTAATGAATTTATTCATGGAATATAAGCTCACATCCAGCGCTTCTGGAGAAGCTTGGTTCGGTTCATTTTCCACCGATTTTTCATTGGAATGAAATTGGTAGAGTGAAAAATCCTTCAATTGGGTATCATATCCAATCGAGCTCAGGATCTTGTGGCTTACCCATTCTGCAGATTCGGTTTCAAAGGAGCCATTATATTCATTACAATCATAATAGGCGTATTTGCCTTCTGCGGTAATATAAACAGCCAGAGCATGGCCACCGATGGAAGAATAAACCCCTAAATCAACCCATGAGTTTTTCCATTGATGTGCGATACGTAACATATCTGGGAGTTCTTGGGCATTAATGTCTGTTCCGGCTTTTTTCAAGAAAGCGAATACATTGGTCAGGGTATGCTTATTATCGCTGACCAGTTCAAAGTGCTGAATTCGGTCATCTTGCGTATATTTATGATTAGTTACATCTTTTGCTTTTAAATGAGCAAACCAGGATAAATCATTAATGGTATGTTCAAATAATTTTATACCATTACCATATTTTTTCTGTAGCGCTTCTGACATCCCATGCTGGCCATATAATGAGTAGATATTGCCATTCCACTTCGAGATGTAGCTTTGAATTTCTTTAAATTGGTGGGGTTTGTTGATGCCGTTATAATAAGCAAATAAAAATGACCATCCGTTACAATCACCATTGGCATTGAGGGGATTGATACGCATTGCGCCCTCATGCACAGAAATCTGACCAAGGTATGAAGTTAATTGATTATAAATATTCCCTTGCGATAAATTCGTGTAGGTATGGTATTGATTGTACGGCATATAAAATTCATCTAACTCAATTAATAAGTTAGGCATCCTACAATTTATTCAAGTGTTTGGCAACCGCTTATCGAGCAATTTGTTGAGATTGTCAGGAAATAAGAGAAGCGGGGATATGCAGTATATTTGGATTTAGGGTAAAAATCCCCCGCTCGCTTGAAGAGCGAGCTGCCCCCTTTTATTCAAAGGGGGCGAATAAGAAGTAGGTATCAGCTCATACAAAAGATAACTTTGGGATTGGAATTGCCCCCTTTGAATAAAAGGGGGCAGCTCGCATAGGCGAAGCCGCGAGCGGGGGATTTTTATCTTAATTTGGTTTCATTTTGTTAAACATTAAACCTAAAATGCATCACATCGCCGTCTTTAACGATATATTCTTTCCCTTCTAAGCGCCATTTACCCGCATCCTTTGCGCCTTGCTCACCT is a genomic window containing:
- a CDS encoding ATP-binding protein; translated protein: MESGIDSFPNTEGKIQESISNALVRIAHTSVLVSIPVGMICATLVYFGLKQTGVPLAYLGAWYIALMAISVARLLQVWAYLASPKKINLHRKLFSIVSVLSGAIWGSAGFLLMPEQSLMAQMMIVIILAGISVGAIQSLQANLFSSISFAMLVALPTSFWFLAQEGISYLVLACTVFTYVFFLIVIAVRGNYLLKKSLKLHYTNAKLVQDLRISNVNLQESLSSISDLVEQLKKSKLEAEKANNFKSEFVANMSHELRTPLNAILGYSEILLEEAKTEGLQKYVEKLVKINNSGAHLLTLVNDILDLSKIESGKMDVYLENVAVMQLVKEVESILGPLFAQNKNSFSVKIMGDIPVIHTDLIKLKQCLINLLSNANKFTKEGTVQLLIENQKINDEAFVSFSIIDTGIGIPPEQFPNLFKIFSQTDSKVARNLGGTGLGLYLTDKLCKLLGGAVNVKSELGRGSTFIITLPQRLN
- a CDS encoding ankyrin repeat domain-containing protein, with product MPYNQYHTYTNLSQGNIYNQLTSYLGQISVHEGAMRINPLNANGDCNGWSFLFAYYNGINKPHQFKEIQSYISKWNGNIYSLYGQHGMSEALQKKYGNGIKLFEHTINDLSWFAHLKAKDVTNHKYTQDDRIQHFELVSDNKHTLTNVFAFLKKAGTDINAQELPDMLRIAHQWKNSWVDLGVYSSIGGHALAVYITAEGKYAYYDCNEYNGSFETESAEWVSHKILSSIGYDTQLKDFSLYQFHSNEKSVENEPNQASPEALDVSLYSMNKFINMSLQAQQFDPVHKILSLDDDNARTLVEIFGNSYLHKAVKHGHVELTQLLLEKSVDANAVENTADQTPLMVAAEIGNLKIASLLLQYGANINITNAAGYDAKAIASRHGQYDIVNLLTNDSDSASTPDTLSFSDLFSWDVANTIHKIANQFSREQPALSKATTLKIEDVLESKTIEIPGLESSPNIVSHSDVTPMNMMPVALQLNDTVNLVAHADIF
- a CDS encoding response regulator, with the translated sequence MLIIDDDVNNLEIIEGFLRMGNFPEYQFIKCKSAEEGLKELISYCKEIDIIILDQMMPGMSGLELVTKVKADPRFSHIPIVMQTASNDKSKLVEGFRLGIYHYLTKPYLSSVFNAIIRGALDFFNHQRELSIALEHSRVLYDCIENASFTINNLEQASKMSVSLAQLFPYPEKVALGISEILVNAIEHGNLNITYEEKTELNLKSQWKQEVERRLVSEENKNKQVTIHFIKKKDEIILNVKDEGEGFDYARFLEFDPSRSTHNHGRGIAFANNISFDRLEYVGVGNQVNCIVKL